In Burkholderia savannae, one genomic interval encodes:
- a CDS encoding putative type VI secretion system effector, with protein MVKGVRERNMDIDRAVVLKGRLKNFKKNRVAVDFLLSDMDRSAAGLTAVASALVGSGGAIGWASLAGTKEEADKVQFELDGKFFTGWLMWSPFQDDEEVEVVAEPLKDGTYRAFAILRPSDHTIALYPHCSRGKSAHFKNSFKWFMRGFLIVFLIYFFVMLATFWGEGIWREFFIALIGGGLGEFFVYGVIAYSMARRFLPFANMAEQIFHVLGWRDAAKIDLPARSKMARKKEGKPGLGVLYFRY; from the coding sequence GTGGTGAAGGGCGTGAGAGAACGAAATATGGATATCGATCGAGCTGTAGTGTTAAAGGGAAGGTTGAAGAATTTCAAAAAAAATAGAGTTGCGGTGGATTTTCTGTTGAGTGACATGGATCGATCGGCGGCGGGGCTTACCGCGGTGGCGTCGGCGCTGGTCGGTTCGGGTGGAGCAATCGGCTGGGCGTCATTGGCGGGCACCAAGGAGGAAGCGGACAAGGTTCAATTTGAGTTGGACGGAAAATTTTTTACGGGCTGGTTGATGTGGTCGCCCTTTCAGGACGACGAGGAAGTGGAAGTGGTGGCGGAACCTTTGAAAGATGGAACCTATCGTGCTTTTGCGATTCTTCGACCGTCGGACCACACGATTGCTCTGTATCCGCACTGTTCGCGTGGGAAGAGTGCGCACTTTAAGAACTCTTTCAAGTGGTTTATGCGGGGATTCCTCATTGTGTTCCTTATCTATTTTTTTGTGATGCTGGCAACATTTTGGGGAGAGGGGATCTGGCGAGAGTTTTTTATTGCACTGATCGGTGGCGGGTTGGGGGAATTTTTTGTTTATGGAGTTATCGCCTACAGCATGGCCAGAAGATTTTTGCCATTCGCCAACATGGCTGAGCAAATTTTTCATGTTTTAGGATGGCGAGACGCGGCGAAGATTGATTTGCCGGCTAGAAGCAAGATGGCAAGGAAAAAGGAAGGGAAGCCTGGGTTGGGGGTTCTGTATTTTAGATATTGA